In Shewanella sp. VB17, a single genomic region encodes these proteins:
- a CDS encoding Lrp/AsnC family transcriptional regulator, with amino-acid sequence MAELQLDKIDLAILQLLQRQGKLSNQELAEQVGLSASPCSRRVKQLEETGYIAGYATLLSPEHFNLSLTAYVHIRLEKHSKAILEAFEEKVSHYDEVQECSLLTGSDADYQLKVLVADMKQFKLFLLDKLTTNQHISGVKSSFVLKHVKNQTSIPLPS; translated from the coding sequence ATGGCAGAGCTACAACTCGATAAGATCGATCTAGCCATTTTACAACTACTTCAAAGGCAAGGTAAGCTGTCTAATCAGGAGTTAGCCGAACAAGTTGGCCTATCCGCCTCCCCTTGCTCTAGGCGCGTAAAACAGTTAGAAGAAACAGGCTATATTGCTGGATACGCAACCTTGCTTTCCCCTGAGCATTTTAATTTGTCACTCACAGCCTATGTGCACATTAGATTAGAAAAACACTCCAAAGCCATATTGGAAGCCTTTGAAGAAAAAGTATCTCACTACGATGAAGTACAAGAATGCAGTCTTCTCACGGGAAGTGATGCCGATTACCAGCTAAAAGTGCTGGTTGCCGATATGAAACAATTTAAACTCTTCTTGCTTGATAAGCTCACCACAAACCAGCATATTTCAGGTGTTAAATCCAGTTTTGTACTCAAACATGTCAAAAATCAAACCAGTATTCCATTGCCCTCATAA
- the creD gene encoding cell envelope integrity protein CreD produces the protein MFSLFTTATSNITHKIIILVGMSLLSAIPLGIVMNMTSERQDLYHDVVNEIGQSWGPQQRISGPALVIPYRYLVIQEKINDAGEPVQLKSEYQNELVVLPKHLSLNMDLKHDFRSRGIYQSLVYNAAVTGTAKFVLPKFDIPNLLELQADKARLVFGVSANQAIEKIQQLTTLNDNGDILLTKNEAGIMSGTGLEHQQGLERGFNQPILIDLKQEKFAVEFSITLRGSQSISALPLGEHTDIHITTDWPHPSFNGILPTNRNISDTGFSANWEISHLTRNYPQVFSRDQDIDLTEVQANSQLFEPVTHYGKVERSVKYGMLFIVLTFIILLIFELGQHTRFNLVQYLLSGCAIALFYLLLLALSEHLNFNYAYAIAASIALIAISAYVASVTASIQKGGIIALMLASLYAILYSILKLEDYALLMGTGLLLTVLLILMFITRHKNIAE, from the coding sequence ATGTTTAGCTTATTCACCACAGCAACCAGTAATATCACCCATAAAATAATCATTTTGGTTGGCATGTCACTACTATCAGCTATTCCATTGGGGATCGTGATGAATATGACATCTGAACGTCAAGATCTCTATCATGATGTTGTCAATGAAATAGGTCAATCATGGGGGCCTCAGCAGCGCATATCTGGACCTGCACTTGTCATCCCTTACCGCTATCTAGTGATACAGGAAAAAATCAATGATGCCGGTGAGCCAGTACAATTAAAATCCGAATATCAAAATGAGCTAGTCGTTCTTCCTAAACACTTATCACTTAATATGGATCTTAAACACGACTTCCGCTCAAGAGGAATATATCAATCTCTTGTTTACAATGCTGCCGTAACAGGCACAGCTAAATTCGTCCTACCTAAATTCGATATACCTAATCTCCTTGAACTACAAGCTGATAAAGCACGCCTTGTATTTGGCGTCTCAGCCAATCAGGCTATTGAAAAAATACAACAATTAACCACTCTAAATGACAACGGTGATATATTACTCACTAAAAATGAAGCTGGGATAATGTCCGGCACAGGTTTAGAGCATCAACAAGGTTTAGAACGGGGCTTTAACCAACCTATCTTAATCGATCTCAAACAAGAAAAGTTTGCCGTTGAATTTTCGATCACACTACGCGGCTCTCAATCGATCAGCGCACTGCCTCTAGGTGAACATACTGATATACACATCACCACAGATTGGCCCCATCCGAGTTTCAATGGTATTTTGCCCACAAATAGAAACATATCTGATACTGGATTCAGTGCCAACTGGGAAATAAGCCACCTAACACGCAACTACCCACAGGTCTTTAGTCGCGATCAAGATATCGATCTCACTGAAGTACAGGCTAATAGCCAACTTTTTGAACCTGTCACTCACTATGGAAAAGTTGAACGTTCAGTCAAATACGGTATGTTATTTATTGTACTGACTTTTATCATACTGCTGATATTTGAACTGGGTCAACACACTCGCTTTAATCTGGTCCAATATCTATTGAGTGGTTGTGCGATTGCCTTATTTTATTTGCTACTTCTCGCACTCTCGGAGCACTTGAACTTCAACTATGCCTATGCAATTGCGGCCAGTATTGCACTTATTGCGATATCTGCCTATGTCGCAAGTGTCACAGCAAGTATCCAAAAAGGCGGGATAATTGCCTTAATGTTAGCGAGCCTTTATGCAATACTTTACTCAATCCTCAAACTTGAAGATTATGCACTCTTAATGGGAACAGGTTTACTACTGACCGTCCTGTTAATATTGATGTTTATCACACGGCATAAAAATATCGCAGAGTAA
- a CDS encoding multidrug efflux RND transporter permease subunit, giving the protein MRFTDIFIRRPVLAASISFLLLLLGFNSLNSMQVREYPEMTNTVVTVTTGYYGADADLIQGFITQPLEQALAQADNVDFMTSESYLGSSKITVYMKLNTDPNGALADILAKVNSVRSQLPKEAEDSTVDMSTGSQTSVLYIAFSSDKVNSSQITDYLERVVKPQLFTIDGVAKVNLYGGIQYAMRIWLDPARMGAFGLSASEVTQVLQANNFQSAVGQANGTFTLFNGTADTQVATVKELERLIITSKEGLVVRLGDIAKVSLEKSHDTYRALADGKEAVVVALDVTPTANPLIVAADARAMMPDIERSLPVSMKSHILYDSSLAIDESINEVIHTIGEAALIVIIVITLFLGSLRAVVIPIVTIPLSLIGVAVIMQVFGFSLNLMTLLAMVLAIGLVVDDAIVVVENVDRHIKLGEPPFRAAIIATREIAVPVISMTITLAAVYAPIALMGGITGSLFKEFALTLAGAVFISGIVALTLSPMMCSKILKPHTKPNRFEHGVETVLNAVTNRYQSMLNAVMNHRPVVIAFAAIVFATLPVMFYFIPSELAPNEDKSVVMMMGTAPSTANLDYIQANMALVTDIVSAQPESAASLALVGIPNSNQAFGIAPLVPWSERDKSQKEVQKLLGTEVKAIPGMAVTTFQMPELPGASSGLPIQFVITTSHTFENLFQIGSSILDKVQKSPLFVYSEINLKFDSATMKIHIKRDLAGSYGITMQDIGETLSAMMSDGYVNRINMDGRSYEVIPQVVRQYRANPESLNGFYVKAADGRSIPLSSLVDVDMIAEPRSQPHFNQMNALTVGAVATPGVAMGDAIDFLTNIGDNDLPKGYDYDFLGEARQYVTEGSALFATFALALAIIFLVLASQFESLRDPLVILVSVPLAISGALIALSWTHIFGLSSMNIYTQVGLITLVGLITKHGILMCEVAKEEQLHNGLSKIDAITLAATVRLRPILMTTAAMIAGLIPLLFAAGAGAIARFNIGLVIVSGLAIGTVFTLFVLPVIYSYLAERHIPLEEFDEKIASTS; this is encoded by the coding sequence ATGCGCTTTACAGACATTTTTATTCGTAGGCCGGTTCTCGCCGCCTCGATAAGCTTCTTATTGTTACTTTTAGGTTTCAATTCCCTAAATAGCATGCAGGTACGTGAGTACCCTGAAATGACCAACACGGTTGTCACTGTGACAACCGGTTATTACGGGGCTGATGCAGATTTAATCCAAGGTTTTATCACTCAACCTTTAGAACAAGCACTAGCTCAAGCAGACAATGTTGATTTCATGACATCAGAAAGCTACTTAGGTAGTTCAAAGATCACCGTTTACATGAAGCTTAATACCGATCCTAACGGTGCCTTAGCAGACATACTTGCCAAAGTAAATTCGGTTCGTTCTCAGTTACCAAAAGAAGCCGAAGACTCTACCGTTGATATGTCAACAGGCTCACAGACATCGGTACTTTATATCGCTTTTTCAAGTGATAAAGTTAACTCAAGTCAGATAACTGATTATCTTGAACGAGTGGTTAAACCTCAACTATTTACCATTGATGGTGTGGCTAAAGTCAATCTCTATGGCGGTATCCAATACGCCATGAGAATATGGCTAGACCCAGCTAGAATGGGAGCATTTGGCCTCTCTGCATCAGAGGTAACACAAGTACTACAAGCCAATAACTTCCAATCGGCTGTAGGTCAAGCCAATGGAACATTTACCCTTTTCAATGGCACTGCTGACACCCAAGTTGCCACAGTCAAAGAGCTAGAACGACTGATCATCACCAGTAAAGAAGGACTAGTGGTTCGTCTCGGCGATATTGCTAAAGTCAGTCTAGAGAAAAGTCACGACACCTACCGTGCCCTGGCTGATGGTAAAGAGGCTGTCGTCGTGGCGCTTGATGTCACACCGACCGCAAATCCATTAATAGTCGCAGCCGATGCTCGCGCAATGATGCCTGACATAGAACGTAGCTTACCTGTTTCAATGAAGAGCCATATTTTATATGACTCTTCACTGGCCATTGATGAGTCAATTAATGAGGTCATCCACACCATAGGTGAAGCCGCATTAATTGTGATTATTGTGATCACGCTGTTTCTCGGTTCGCTACGCGCCGTTGTTATTCCTATCGTGACAATTCCCCTTTCTTTGATAGGGGTCGCCGTCATCATGCAGGTATTCGGTTTTAGTTTAAACTTGATGACACTGCTCGCCATGGTGCTCGCTATCGGCTTAGTGGTCGATGATGCGATTGTGGTGGTAGAAAACGTTGACCGCCATATAAAATTAGGTGAGCCTCCTTTTAGAGCGGCCATTATTGCCACTCGTGAAATAGCGGTTCCAGTTATTTCTATGACCATCACTTTGGCCGCCGTTTATGCACCCATAGCACTCATGGGCGGGATCACCGGTTCACTGTTTAAAGAGTTCGCACTAACCCTAGCTGGAGCAGTATTCATCTCTGGGATTGTGGCGTTAACCTTGTCACCAATGATGTGTTCCAAAATCTTAAAACCACACACAAAACCTAACCGTTTTGAACACGGTGTTGAGACGGTGCTTAATGCCGTCACCAATCGCTATCAAAGCATGCTCAATGCAGTGATGAATCACCGTCCTGTTGTCATCGCTTTCGCCGCCATTGTCTTCGCGACCCTGCCTGTGATGTTCTATTTCATTCCATCTGAGTTAGCACCCAATGAAGATAAAAGTGTCGTCATGATGATGGGAACTGCGCCATCAACCGCTAACTTAGATTACATTCAAGCCAATATGGCATTAGTGACTGACATTGTTAGTGCACAGCCAGAATCGGCTGCTTCATTGGCCCTTGTGGGGATCCCAAACTCAAATCAAGCCTTCGGTATTGCGCCCTTGGTGCCTTGGAGTGAACGAGATAAAAGCCAGAAAGAGGTACAAAAGTTACTGGGAACTGAAGTCAAAGCAATCCCGGGTATGGCGGTTACAACCTTTCAAATGCCTGAACTTCCTGGCGCATCTAGTGGCTTGCCAATTCAGTTTGTTATCACCACTTCACATACGTTTGAGAATCTATTCCAGATAGGCAGTAGTATCCTGGATAAAGTACAAAAAAGTCCTTTATTTGTCTATTCTGAAATCAACCTCAAGTTCGACTCCGCCACAATGAAAATCCATATTAAGCGTGATCTTGCTGGGAGTTATGGCATTACGATGCAAGATATTGGCGAGACGCTATCAGCCATGATGAGTGATGGCTATGTCAATCGAATTAACATGGATGGTCGATCTTATGAGGTGATCCCTCAGGTCGTACGCCAATACCGCGCCAATCCTGAATCCCTCAACGGCTTTTACGTAAAAGCCGCCGATGGCCGCTCTATTCCACTATCAAGTCTAGTGGATGTTGACATGATCGCTGAGCCTCGCTCTCAGCCTCATTTTAATCAAATGAATGCGCTGACTGTTGGGGCGGTAGCCACTCCAGGGGTAGCCATGGGAGATGCTATCGACTTTTTAACCAACATAGGTGATAACGATCTTCCTAAAGGTTATGACTATGACTTCTTAGGTGAAGCCCGTCAGTATGTCACCGAAGGGTCGGCGCTATTTGCCACCTTTGCTTTAGCACTGGCCATTATCTTCTTAGTCTTAGCAAGTCAGTTTGAAAGTCTTAGAGATCCTCTGGTTATCTTAGTCTCGGTCCCTCTGGCAATCAGTGGCGCATTAATCGCACTGAGTTGGACCCATATCTTTGGTCTGTCATCAATGAACATCTACACCCAGGTTGGCCTCATCACCTTAGTGGGATTGATCACTAAACACGGGATCTTAATGTGTGAAGTGGCCAAAGAGGAACAACTGCATAATGGCCTCAGTAAAATCGATGCTATTACACTTGCTGCTACGGTTCGTTTACGTCCAATATTAATGACCACCGCGGCCATGATAGCAGGCCTTATTCCTCTGTTATTTGCCGCTGGAGCAGGTGCCATCGCTCGATTCAATATCGGTCTCGTGATCGTATCAGGTTTGGCGATTGGTACTGTGTTTACTCTGTTTGTGCTACCGGTGATATATTCATACCTAGCAGAAAGGCATATACCTCTTGAAGAATTTGATGAGAAAATAGCATCCACCTCATAA
- a CDS encoding phosphatase PAP2 family protein, whose amino-acid sequence MIFGWAILAIIPAILLLLNTSLFPLIPLDSMMANLLFWLTSTGTAPYGVATVLFILLLSYKSLSKPQFARLFLAISLGMCATLSINNYLKPYFYEPRPNTTWLASQYLLNTDHFYSLPKTQRKAEITSALDKLEGTYSELTLSPLIKQHWQHEVGFAFPSGHTLFALTLTMITSYYFLLAGLFALPCLLVIWSVGMGFSRMLLGMHWPQDVLASTILGGTIGLLSLFVIHISFPYLTMIHAKLMSKRKQQTDTQ is encoded by the coding sequence ATGATTTTTGGCTGGGCAATTTTAGCTATTATCCCAGCCATTTTATTGCTGCTCAATACCTCACTATTTCCACTCATACCTCTGGATTCAATGATGGCTAACCTACTGTTTTGGTTAACCTCAACAGGTACTGCTCCCTATGGTGTTGCAACCGTATTATTTATATTACTTTTAAGCTACAAAAGCTTATCTAAACCGCAGTTTGCACGTTTGTTTCTCGCTATCTCACTGGGCATGTGTGCAACCCTAAGCATAAACAACTATCTCAAGCCTTACTTTTATGAACCTAGGCCCAATACCACCTGGTTAGCATCGCAATATCTACTCAATACAGACCACTTTTACTCACTCCCTAAAACACAGCGAAAAGCAGAGATAACTAGCGCCCTCGATAAACTCGAAGGAACTTATTCTGAGTTAACTCTCTCGCCTCTTATTAAGCAACACTGGCAACATGAAGTTGGCTTTGCTTTTCCATCGGGACATACACTATTCGCGCTAACCTTAACCATGATCACCAGTTATTACTTCTTATTAGCTGGTTTATTTGCCCTACCCTGTTTGTTGGTGATTTGGAGTGTTGGTATGGGCTTTAGCCGTATGTTACTGGGCATGCATTGGCCTCAAGATGTGTTGGCTTCAACAATACTTGGCGGCACAATTGGTTTATTGTCACTATTCGTGATACATATTAGTTTTCCTTACCTCACAATGATCCACGCTAAGCTGATGAGCAAGAGAAAACAACAAACCGACACTCAGTGA
- a CDS encoding accessory factor UbiK family protein, giving the protein MFNPKKIEDVAKQLSENLPSGLKQFAGDFEEKTKQILQNQLMKLDVVSHEEFEVQQHVLLKTREKLETLQAQVDALEKKLSEQEESAE; this is encoded by the coding sequence ATGTTCAATCCAAAGAAAATCGAAGACGTTGCCAAGCAACTAAGCGAAAACCTACCAAGTGGCTTGAAACAATTCGCAGGTGATTTTGAAGAGAAAACCAAACAAATTCTGCAAAATCAACTAATGAAATTAGATGTTGTTTCTCACGAAGAATTTGAAGTCCAACAACACGTATTATTAAAAACCCGCGAAAAACTAGAAACCCTTCAGGCACAAGTCGATGCCCTTGAAAAAAAGCTAAGCGAACAAGAAGAGTCCGCAGAATAA